The Ignatzschineria rhizosphaerae genome contains a region encoding:
- a CDS encoding DUF4328 domain-containing protein, with the protein MSDEAFDVIVDKNDYREMIVGLVQFLLFIIQGIMILMWIFRANKNVRALGAKDMRFSAGWSVGWYFIPLFTLWKPYQTMKEIFVKSEGLDSGSELRYRSLLPMWWTLWIISEVIGRIILKSTFRDDLGYQGLLNLSLLHQLADGLDVFLNIIFLLMVTRLYKQHMSFRNRQENSATTTINRMITKGS; encoded by the coding sequence ATCAGTGATGAAGCATTTGATGTCATTGTCGATAAAAATGATTATCGAGAAATGATTGTTGGATTAGTTCAATTTTTGTTGTTTATTATTCAAGGTATTATGATTTTGATGTGGATATTTAGAGCCAATAAAAATGTACGAGCTCTAGGTGCTAAGGATATGCGCTTTTCCGCAGGATGGTCGGTAGGTTGGTATTTTATTCCATTATTCACACTATGGAAGCCATATCAGACGATGAAAGAGATCTTTGTGAAAAGTGAGGGCTTAGATTCAGGCTCAGAACTACGATATCGATCACTATTACCAATGTGGTGGACTTTATGGATTATTTCAGAAGTGATAGGTCGCATCATATTGAAATCTACCTTTCGTGATGATTTAGGTTATCAGGGGCTATTAAATTTAAGCTTACTTCATCAATTAGCGGATGGTTTGGATGTTTTCTTAAATATTATTTTCCTTCTTATGGTGACAAGACTTTATAAGCAGCATATGAGTTTTAGAAATAGACAGGAAAACTCAGCAACCACAACTATCAATAGGATGATTACAAAGGGCTCTTAA
- a CDS encoding MetQ/NlpA family ABC transporter substrate-binding protein, which translates to MTKIEPSLPKRLIQRIKQPLKVIFTLSALLLITACSEESQATKNHETTLLRISTAPGDFHDLVKEYLAPELAKEGYQVELLVITDTVVPNVAVEEGSLEMNLFQHRPYMEEFNRNQKGKLVPLVQVPTAPYGIYPAKKQTIAALTEGDSVGIPSNVTNFSRGLWILEGLGWITIKEDAPDRFHLTKRDIATNPYNLDIKEIEAAQMLRALPDIDYAIINGKYALDAGIHFTDALYVEPSRHFVNWIVIHERNKESPWAKRVIEIVNSEGFKTYSAQTFKGYDLPLAWD; encoded by the coding sequence ATGACAAAAATAGAACCCTCACTTCCTAAAAGGCTTATTCAACGTATAAAGCAGCCTTTAAAAGTTATTTTCACCCTCTCTGCTTTACTCTTAATTACGGCTTGCTCAGAGGAGTCACAAGCTACAAAAAACCATGAAACGACCTTGCTGAGAATTAGCACGGCTCCTGGCGATTTCCATGATCTTGTTAAAGAATACCTAGCGCCTGAGTTAGCAAAAGAGGGTTATCAAGTAGAGCTACTAGTCATCACTGATACGGTTGTTCCTAATGTTGCTGTAGAAGAAGGCTCACTTGAGATGAATCTTTTTCAACATCGCCCTTACATGGAAGAATTTAATCGCAATCAAAAAGGGAAATTGGTGCCGCTTGTGCAGGTTCCCACTGCGCCTTATGGTATCTATCCTGCTAAAAAGCAGACCATTGCCGCTTTGACTGAGGGAGATTCTGTCGGGATTCCCTCTAATGTCACGAACTTCTCACGAGGCTTATGGATCTTAGAAGGTTTAGGCTGGATCACCATTAAAGAAGATGCCCCCGATCGTTTTCATCTCACTAAACGAGATATCGCTACCAATCCCTACAATCTTGATATTAAAGAGATAGAAGCTGCGCAGATGCTACGAGCATTACCGGATATTGATTACGCGATTATTAATGGTAAATATGCACTCGATGCCGGCATTCACTTTACTGATGCGCTCTATGTGGAACCAAGTCGCCATTTTGTGAACTGGATTGTCATTCATGAGCGAAATAAGGAGAGCCCTTGGGCAAAAAGGGTTATTGAGATCGTAAATTCCGAGGGCTTTAAAACCTATTCTGCCCAAACATTTAAAGGATACGACCTTCCTCTAGCTTGGGACTAA
- a CDS encoding MetQ/NlpA family ABC transporter substrate-binding protein — translation MIHTPKTQAPYKKQTSILSKIRVGVISTILIFTGIITACSDEANTAGNSANNKEVIKIGTSPGDFGDLVRDYLGPELEKAGYKVTLSEITDIVIPNVSVEEGSLDLNIFQHKPYLDEFNRNQKGHLIPLVQVPTAPYGIYSGKLKHLSEVKNGATIGIPSNVTNFSRGLLILENIGWITLRSDIEDRFQIGKHDIIDNPYNLELKEIEAAQVVRVRPDLDYAIINGNFALDAGIHFREALSTEPSKDFINWVVIHEKNSDTPWAKKVIEILESDDFKTYSATRFANYNLPLAW, via the coding sequence ATGATTCATACGCCAAAAACCCAAGCACCTTACAAAAAACAAACCTCAATCCTCTCAAAGATCCGCGTGGGAGTCATCTCAACGATACTGATCTTTACTGGTATTATTACGGCCTGCTCAGATGAAGCGAATACTGCCGGAAATAGCGCTAATAACAAAGAGGTCATTAAAATTGGAACCTCTCCTGGCGACTTTGGCGATCTTGTACGAGATTATTTAGGTCCTGAGTTAGAAAAAGCAGGCTATAAAGTCACGCTTTCAGAGATTACCGATATTGTGATTCCTAATGTCAGCGTGGAAGAAGGGTCACTTGATCTTAATATCTTTCAACACAAGCCTTATTTGGATGAGTTTAACCGTAATCAAAAAGGGCACCTTATCCCGCTGGTTCAAGTACCCACAGCGCCTTACGGTATTTATAGCGGTAAATTAAAGCACTTATCTGAGGTCAAAAATGGGGCTACTATCGGTATTCCTTCCAATGTCACTAATTTTTCCAGAGGCTTACTCATCTTAGAAAATATCGGTTGGATCACGCTTCGGTCAGATATTGAAGATCGTTTCCAGATCGGTAAACACGATATTATCGACAATCCTTATAATCTTGAACTTAAAGAGATAGAAGCTGCCCAAGTTGTTAGAGTCAGACCGGATTTAGATTATGCCATTATCAACGGTAATTTCGCTCTTGATGCCGGCATTCATTTTAGGGAAGCACTCTCAACTGAACCTAGCAAAGATTTTATTAACTGGGTTGTTATCCATGAAAAAAATAGTGATACACCTTGGGCTAAAAAGGTCATAGAAATCCTTGAATCCGATGATTTTAAAACCTACTCAGCAACCCGATTTGCCAATTATAACTTGCCACTAGCTTGGTAA
- a CDS encoding O-acetylhomoserine aminocarboxypropyltransferase/cysteine synthase family protein gives MADQQWNFDTLQVHAGQVVDETKSRAVPIYQTSSYVFDDSQHAADLFGLAKPGNIYTRIMNPTTDVLEKRISALEGGVGALATSSGMTAILYAILNVATPGDEIITLSTIYGGTYTLLQKRLPAQFGIKVHFIEPEDLEGLEAAINDKTRAIFFESIGNPDINIPNIEKIVEIAQKHQIVTIADNTFGTPYLINLKSYGINVIVHSLTKYIGGHGTSIGGGVIDNGNFNFKDNPRYPGFNTPDAAYGGLQYADLGEQAYILKARVELLRDTGACISPFNSFLILLGLETLSLRVERMTESALKIAQHLEAHPLVDWVKHPGLTSSQYHKRAQKYFPKGVGAIFTFGVKGGKEASIKFIDNLEIFSLLANVADAKSLVIHPAGTTHAQLDEEGLRKAGVLPELIRLSIGLEDVNDLIKDIDQALEKSQQ, from the coding sequence ATGGCTGACCAACAATGGAATTTTGATACCCTGCAAGTTCATGCGGGACAAGTCGTGGATGAAACAAAATCACGCGCTGTACCTATCTATCAAACCTCTAGCTACGTATTTGATGATTCTCAACATGCGGCGGATCTTTTTGGGCTTGCTAAGCCTGGCAATATCTATACACGCATCATGAATCCCACCACTGATGTATTAGAAAAACGCATCTCCGCACTTGAAGGCGGCGTTGGTGCACTCGCTACAAGCTCCGGGATGACCGCTATTCTCTACGCCATTTTAAACGTGGCAACGCCTGGAGATGAGATCATCACTCTTAGCACGATTTATGGCGGTACTTATACGCTCTTACAAAAACGTTTGCCGGCACAGTTTGGTATTAAGGTGCATTTTATTGAGCCTGAGGATCTTGAAGGCTTAGAGGCCGCTATTAACGATAAAACTCGCGCTATCTTCTTTGAGAGCATTGGCAACCCTGATATCAACATCCCCAATATTGAAAAGATTGTAGAGATCGCTCAAAAGCACCAGATTGTCACTATTGCGGATAATACCTTTGGTACGCCTTACCTAATAAACCTTAAAAGTTACGGCATTAACGTTATTGTCCACTCGCTTACCAAATATATTGGGGGGCACGGCACCTCAATTGGCGGCGGCGTGATTGATAATGGGAATTTCAACTTTAAAGATAATCCTCGTTATCCAGGCTTTAACACGCCCGATGCAGCTTATGGGGGATTGCAATATGCCGACTTAGGAGAGCAAGCATACATCCTTAAAGCCCGAGTGGAGCTTCTTCGAGATACTGGCGCTTGCATTAGTCCCTTTAACTCCTTCCTTATTCTTTTAGGCTTAGAGACTTTAAGTTTACGTGTTGAGAGAATGACGGAATCAGCGCTTAAAATTGCTCAGCATTTAGAAGCCCATCCACTTGTCGATTGGGTTAAACACCCCGGCCTTACATCAAGCCAATATCATAAAAGAGCGCAAAAATACTTCCCGAAAGGGGTTGGCGCAATCTTCACCTTTGGCGTTAAGGGGGGGAAAGAAGCGAGCATTAAATTTATTGATAATTTAGAGATCTTCTCTCTGCTTGCCAATGTGGCAGATGCTAAAAGCTTAGTGATCCACCCAGCCGGTACAACGCACGCCCAACTTGATGAAGAGGGATTACGCAAAGCCGGTGTTCTCCCTGAGTTAATCCGCCTCTCTATCGGGCTTGAAGACGTTAATGACCTTATTAAAGATATCGATCAAGCGCTTGAAAAATCCCAACAATAA
- the metF gene encoding methylenetetrahydrofolate reductase, with protein MSAQYVELLNQSLAEFPSDVNVSFEFFPPNSEQMVTTLWNSIERLKGLSPKFVSVTYGTNASTRDRTHRVIQDIVEKTDLTAVPHLTCIDTSIDEINEIADNYWNLGIRHILALRGDLPKGAPNPDIYADHLVETLKKRHDFDISVAAYPEVHPDAKNGQADLLHLRRKVDAGANLAISQFFFDIEAFLRFRDRCVAVGIEAEIVPGILPVSNYESLVKFAGPLNVKIPSWLHKRYEGLENDPETRNLVGASIAIDMVRVLRKEGIKDFHFYTLNRSELTYAICHTLGLRPTINTK; from the coding sequence ATGAGCGCGCAATATGTAGAGCTTTTAAATCAGAGTTTGGCTGAGTTCCCTTCGGACGTGAATGTTTCTTTTGAATTTTTTCCACCCAATAGTGAACAGATGGTCACAACACTCTGGAACTCTATTGAGCGCTTAAAAGGATTAAGTCCTAAATTTGTCTCTGTGACTTACGGCACAAATGCATCAACTCGTGATAGAACCCATAGAGTGATTCAAGATATTGTCGAAAAAACCGATCTCACAGCGGTTCCCCACTTAACATGTATTGATACAAGCATTGATGAGATCAATGAGATTGCCGATAACTACTGGAATTTAGGGATTCGCCATATCTTAGCGCTTCGTGGAGATCTCCCGAAAGGCGCTCCTAACCCCGATATCTATGCGGACCATTTAGTGGAGACTCTCAAAAAACGTCATGATTTTGATATCTCTGTTGCGGCATATCCCGAAGTTCACCCTGATGCTAAAAATGGACAAGCAGATCTCCTTCATCTTAGACGTAAGGTGGATGCTGGCGCGAACCTTGCAATTAGCCAATTCTTTTTTGATATCGAAGCTTTTTTACGTTTTAGAGATCGCTGCGTCGCGGTAGGGATTGAAGCGGAGATCGTTCCCGGCATTTTACCTGTTTCTAACTATGAATCCCTCGTAAAATTTGCAGGCCCTTTAAATGTAAAAATCCCATCATGGCTTCACAAGCGTTATGAAGGTTTAGAAAACGACCCTGAAACCCGTAATTTAGTGGGCGCAAGTATTGCTATTGATATGGTTCGAGTCTTACGCAAAGAAGGTATCAAAGATTTTCATTTCTATACCTTAAATCGCTCAGAACTCACCTACGCCATCTGCCATACCCTTGGATTAAGACCGACGATTAATACGAAATAA
- a CDS encoding isopenicillin N synthase family dioxygenase, protein MTIDLNPNLPILDYAQFVAGGAEREQFLKNLRFAAHEIGFFYLKNHGIPQDLIKKVQDLSKEFFALPLEEKHQIHMSNSPHFRGYTNVHDEITREKPDSREQLDYMPEYEAIPLDQIPKDQPWLRLQGPNQWPDSIPEFRPAFVELQERQTELAKSMLSAFSLALGQKEDALAHTYAHKPSVLSKAIHYPGVAGEQGVGAHKDSGYITFVQQEETAGLEVLKDDEWVLAEPIEGTFVVNIGELLEIASQGYLKATLHRVAPSPIGSSRFSLAYFLTSQLDATVPLFELPKELQSGIRGITQDPKNPMFTQIGKNFLKGRLRSHTDVAKRFYSDVVLD, encoded by the coding sequence ATGACTATCGATCTTAACCCTAATTTACCGATACTAGACTATGCGCAATTTGTCGCAGGTGGTGCCGAGCGAGAACAGTTTTTAAAAAACTTACGTTTTGCCGCTCATGAAATTGGCTTTTTCTACCTCAAAAACCACGGAATCCCCCAAGATCTTATTAAAAAGGTGCAAGATCTATCCAAAGAGTTCTTTGCACTACCCTTAGAAGAGAAACATCAAATCCATATGTCTAACTCCCCGCATTTTCGGGGTTATACCAATGTGCATGATGAAATCACCCGTGAAAAACCTGATAGTCGTGAGCAGCTCGATTACATGCCTGAATATGAGGCGATACCTTTAGATCAAATCCCAAAGGATCAGCCTTGGTTACGTCTACAAGGTCCTAATCAATGGCCAGATTCAATCCCTGAATTTCGCCCAGCTTTTGTAGAATTACAAGAGCGCCAAACAGAACTTGCTAAATCTATGTTATCTGCATTTTCACTAGCGCTTGGGCAAAAAGAAGATGCTCTCGCGCATACTTACGCCCATAAACCATCGGTGCTCTCTAAAGCAATTCATTATCCGGGTGTTGCCGGCGAACAAGGCGTAGGTGCCCATAAAGATTCTGGCTATATCACCTTTGTGCAACAAGAAGAGACTGCAGGTCTTGAAGTATTAAAAGATGATGAATGGGTGCTAGCAGAACCCATCGAAGGAACATTTGTTGTTAATATCGGCGAGCTTCTTGAGATTGCTTCACAAGGCTACCTCAAGGCAACGCTCCATAGAGTCGCGCCCTCTCCCATTGGTTCTAGCCGATTTTCACTAGCGTACTTCTTAACCTCTCAGCTTGATGCCACAGTTCCTCTTTTTGAACTGCCAAAAGAGCTACAAAGCGGCATTCGGGGAATTACCCAAGATCCGAAAAATCCAATGTTTACCCAAATTGGTAAAAACTTCTTAAAAGGTCGTCTTCGCTCACATACTGATGTGGCAAAACGCTTCTATAGCGATGTCGTGCTTGATTAG
- a CDS encoding isopenicillin N synthase family dioxygenase, with protein MTTSKISTQAQAIDANLPILDFSLYEKGGKDREQFIKDLLYSAHEIGFFYIKNHGVSLELLEEAEALSKAFFAQSLEDKLQVSAINSPHFRGYTAVHGEITRKKPDSREQFDTMLEYPAIPLAEIPLEKPWLRIYGPNQWPESLPRIKTVFEQLQKAQTALAISLLKAFALALGQKEDAFANIYQDKPSVVLRAIHYPGIENSEQGVGAHKDFGVLTFVRQGKVAGLEVLKDDEWVLATPIPGTFVVNIGELLEAATNGFLKATLHRVVPTKVGESRYSIAYFLNSDLDSEVPQLTLPSELQAAVTGITQDPDNPIYANVGKNLLKGRLRSHPDVAERFYADINIETL; from the coding sequence ATGACAACCTCCAAAATATCCACGCAAGCTCAAGCCATTGATGCTAATCTTCCCATTCTTGATTTTAGCCTCTATGAAAAGGGGGGCAAAGATCGAGAACAATTTATTAAGGATCTTCTCTATTCTGCTCATGAAATTGGATTTTTCTATATTAAAAATCACGGTGTTTCGCTAGAACTGCTCGAAGAGGCAGAAGCTCTCTCTAAAGCTTTTTTTGCTCAATCCTTAGAAGATAAGTTACAAGTAAGTGCAATAAACTCCCCACATTTTCGGGGTTATACCGCCGTTCATGGCGAGATTACCCGTAAAAAGCCTGATAGCCGAGAGCAATTTGATACGATGCTAGAATATCCGGCGATTCCCCTCGCGGAAATCCCTTTAGAAAAACCTTGGCTAAGAATTTATGGCCCCAACCAATGGCCTGAAAGCTTACCTAGAATTAAAACCGTTTTTGAGCAACTACAAAAAGCGCAAACAGCTCTTGCGATCTCTCTGCTAAAAGCATTCGCTTTAGCGCTTGGACAAAAAGAAGATGCCTTTGCCAATATCTATCAAGATAAGCCCTCTGTTGTCTTACGTGCCATTCATTATCCTGGCATTGAAAATAGTGAACAAGGCGTGGGAGCCCATAAAGATTTTGGGGTTTTAACCTTTGTTAGACAAGGGAAAGTTGCTGGCTTAGAAGTGCTTAAAGATGATGAGTGGGTTTTAGCAACCCCTATTCCCGGCACTTTTGTCGTCAATATTGGCGAGCTTTTAGAAGCGGCGACCAATGGGTTCTTAAAAGCGACATTGCATCGTGTCGTTCCCACAAAAGTGGGCGAAAGTCGTTACTCTATCGCCTATTTCCTAAATTCTGATTTAGATAGTGAAGTCCCGCAGCTCACATTACCAAGTGAGCTCCAAGCTGCAGTTACCGGCATTACCCAAGATCCTGATAACCCTATTTATGCCAATGTTGGTAAAAATCTCCTTAAAGGACGACTTCGCTCTCATCCTGATGTTGCTGAGCGCTTTTATGCGGATATCAATATTGAAACATTATAA
- a CDS encoding integrase core domain-containing protein, translated as MNIHRKTKLTPFHREEIWRLHHQEKFTVTYLAERFMVSRPTIYKVLKQGRLNLFVPLASKNERYRTIKYGIKRLAKIEKSIEEKLKKRAKRYNKNYPVEMVHVDTKRLPLLKGDLKNRTREYLFVGIDDFSRELYAGIYPDKSQFSAAEFLRWDLLEQCPYTVECTYSDNGREYKGTSEHAFVEMCLTHKINQKFTKPACPQTNGKAERVIRTLMEMWHNQEEFISSDDRKKKLKRFLNYYNTVKPHKGINGLTPYEVLENYFNTEV; from the coding sequence ATGAATATCCATCGAAAAACAAAATTAACGCCGTTTCATCGAGAAGAGATTTGGCGATTACATCATCAAGAAAAATTTACCGTAACCTATCTAGCTGAGCGTTTTATGGTAAGCAGACCTACGATCTATAAAGTACTAAAACAAGGTAGATTGAACTTGTTTGTGCCATTAGCTAGTAAAAATGAACGTTATAGAACAATTAAGTATGGCATTAAACGTCTTGCAAAGATTGAAAAATCTATTGAAGAGAAACTTAAAAAGAGGGCTAAACGTTATAACAAAAACTATCCTGTCGAGATGGTCCATGTGGATACTAAACGGCTCCCTCTTTTAAAAGGGGATCTTAAAAATCGCACTAGAGAGTATTTATTTGTAGGAATTGATGATTTTTCAAGAGAACTTTATGCCGGTATTTATCCTGATAAATCACAGTTTAGTGCTGCTGAATTTCTTCGATGGGATCTGTTAGAACAGTGTCCCTATACTGTAGAATGCACCTATTCGGATAATGGTCGTGAGTATAAAGGTACATCAGAACATGCCTTTGTCGAAATGTGTCTAACACATAAGATTAATCAAAAGTTTACAAAGCCAGCTTGCCCTCAAACGAATGGAAAAGCAGAAAGAGTCATTCGAACACTCATGGAAATGTGGCATAATCAGGAAGAGTTTATCAGTTCAGATGATCGGAAAAAGAAGCTAAAACGATTTTTGAACTATTACAACACAGTAAAACCTCATAAGGGTATTAATGGTTTAACGCCTTATGAAGTTTTAGAAAATTATTTTAACACTGAAGTGTAA
- a CDS encoding alpha-hydroxy acid oxidase translates to MTTITNIEDLRVIAKKRVPKMFYDYVDSGSWTESTYQANESDFQKIKLIQKVARNMENRSLTREMLGIEMSMPLSIAPTGLVGMVHPDGEILAARAASNFGIRYTLSTMSIASLEDIKREVNKPFWFQLYVMRDRDFMRRLIDRAKAAGCDALVITLDLQMIGQRHKDLKNGLSVPPKPTLRNWINLLTKQRWCWNMLKTKRRQFGNIVGHVEGIDDPSSLGSWTQQQFDSTLNWDDIAWIKEAWGGKIILKGILDAEDAKLANSVGADAIVVSNHGGRQLDGALSSIAVLPSIVEALAGTSTEVILDSGIRSGQDLLKAVALGARGGMIGRAYLYGLGAMGEAGVTKALELMRNEFETSMAFCGETKVDNVGRHILVPSTIPNPFGR, encoded by the coding sequence ATGACAACCATCACCAATATTGAAGATCTGCGCGTGATCGCTAAAAAACGTGTACCGAAAATGTTCTATGACTATGTCGATTCAGGTTCTTGGACGGAGTCTACCTATCAGGCGAATGAGTCAGACTTTCAAAAGATTAAGCTGATTCAAAAAGTCGCACGTAATATGGAAAATCGCTCGCTTACAAGAGAGATGCTCGGGATTGAGATGTCGATGCCACTCTCTATTGCGCCAACGGGTTTAGTGGGAATGGTGCATCCGGATGGGGAGATTTTAGCGGCAAGAGCAGCATCAAATTTTGGGATTCGTTATACGCTTTCGACAATGAGTATCGCCTCTTTAGAAGATATTAAAAGAGAGGTAAACAAACCTTTTTGGTTTCAGCTTTATGTAATGCGTGATCGGGATTTTATGCGCCGTTTGATTGATCGGGCAAAGGCTGCTGGTTGTGATGCTTTAGTGATTACCCTTGATTTACAGATGATAGGGCAGCGCCACAAAGATCTTAAAAATGGCCTTTCTGTACCTCCTAAACCGACTTTACGCAATTGGATTAACCTTTTAACAAAGCAGCGTTGGTGCTGGAATATGCTGAAAACAAAACGCCGACAGTTTGGCAATATTGTGGGGCATGTTGAAGGCATTGATGATCCTAGCTCCTTAGGTTCATGGACACAGCAACAATTTGATTCGACATTAAACTGGGACGATATTGCCTGGATTAAAGAAGCATGGGGCGGCAAGATTATTTTAAAAGGGATCTTAGATGCTGAAGATGCAAAGCTTGCCAATAGCGTGGGCGCAGATGCGATTGTGGTGAGTAATCATGGCGGACGTCAGCTTGATGGCGCACTCTCTTCCATCGCGGTTCTTCCTTCGATTGTCGAAGCACTTGCCGGCACTTCAACCGAGGTGATTCTCGATAGCGGGATTCGCTCAGGACAAGATCTATTAAAAGCTGTGGCATTAGGCGCAAGGGGAGGCATGATTGGCCGAGCATATCTCTATGGACTTGGCGCAATGGGGGAAGCTGGCGTCACAAAAGCTTTGGAACTCATGCGTAATGAGTTTGAAACGAGCATGGCATTTTGTGGGGAAACTAAGGTGGATAATGTCGGACGCCATATTTTAGTCCCTTCAACGATTCCCAACCCTTTTGGTCGGTAG
- a CDS encoding NAD(P)/FAD-dependent oxidoreductase, whose protein sequence is MKKIIKHTPKLDGENGWLATAPDANKLFSEPLKGNHQFDVVIIGAGFTGISTALRLAENNPSLKIALIDALQIGQGTSGRNAGFLSDIPHHLDANLYSKKEIEQSISLSAFALNKLKAYKDHYQIPHWDDAGKYLSAREGENVALLKKFIKALEYSGIEYEWLSGNPLQKRLGTPYYRASVYTKGAALVNPATLIRGLIAALPESVTLFENSPVSAIDYQQPLHKVHFVGGSINAEKVILTTNAYLSAFGIAGNKTLPIFTYASLTAPLSSDQISQYFQDISAWGTTPAHHAGTTVRLTSDHRIFIRNSFDYLPTLQADAAKREKAWKIHRQSFLARFPFLVNNEFQYTWGGMISLTRNQAPQFATPYKNVYLISGCNGSGVIKGFYLGYYLADYLSKIESENLRFILKTANPNWLPKGPIRQIVTSYRIPRDTKAARGDV, encoded by the coding sequence ATGAAAAAAATCATCAAACATACCCCAAAGCTCGATGGTGAAAATGGTTGGCTTGCAACAGCGCCTGATGCTAACAAACTATTCTCTGAGCCCCTAAAAGGGAACCATCAATTTGATGTGGTCATTATTGGGGCCGGATTTACCGGCATCTCAACTGCGCTTCGCCTCGCTGAGAATAATCCTTCTTTAAAGATTGCGCTGATAGATGCTTTGCAAATTGGGCAAGGGACTTCTGGCAGAAATGCAGGCTTTTTATCGGACATTCCTCATCACTTAGATGCTAATTTATACTCTAAGAAGGAGATTGAGCAATCCATCTCACTCTCAGCCTTTGCTCTGAATAAACTTAAAGCATATAAAGATCACTATCAAATCCCGCACTGGGATGATGCTGGTAAATATCTCTCAGCTAGAGAGGGGGAAAATGTTGCCCTTTTAAAAAAATTTATCAAAGCATTAGAGTATAGCGGCATTGAATATGAATGGCTCTCTGGCAACCCTTTGCAAAAGCGTTTAGGAACGCCCTATTACCGTGCCTCTGTTTATACTAAAGGCGCAGCCCTTGTCAATCCTGCAACTTTAATTCGAGGACTTATTGCCGCGCTTCCAGAATCGGTAACACTCTTTGAAAATAGCCCTGTCTCCGCAATCGATTATCAGCAGCCCCTTCATAAAGTGCATTTTGTCGGCGGCAGTATCAACGCTGAAAAAGTGATCCTTACCACCAACGCCTATCTTAGCGCCTTTGGCATTGCCGGCAATAAAACATTGCCCATCTTCACCTATGCAAGCCTTACGGCGCCGCTATCAAGCGATCAAATATCTCAATATTTTCAAGATATTTCCGCCTGGGGAACAACGCCGGCACATCACGCCGGAACAACCGTTCGCCTAACGTCTGATCATCGGATCTTTATCCGTAATAGTTTTGATTATCTTCCAACCTTACAAGCAGATGCTGCAAAGCGTGAAAAGGCATGGAAAATCCATCGCCAATCCTTTCTTGCGCGTTTTCCTTTTTTAGTAAATAACGAGTTCCAATACACTTGGGGCGGCATGATCTCCCTTACTCGTAATCAAGCGCCTCAATTTGCAACACCTTATAAAAATGTCTACCTCATTAGTGGCTGTAATGGCTCTGGCGTTATTAAAGGTTTTTATCTAGGTTACTACTTAGCGGATTATCTCTCCAAAATTGAGAGTGAAAATTTAAGATTTATTCTTAAAACAGCCAATCCTAACTGGTTACCTAAAGGCCCAATTCGTCAAATAGTCACAAGTTACCGCATCCCCCGAGATACTAAAGCTGCCAGAGGAGATGTGTAA